The segment ACGCGCGCTTCCGGGTGGTCAAGGTCGTGATGCGGCACGCGGTGCGGCTGGGAGCGGCGCTGCCGCGCCAGGCGCAGGCCGGGGAGGTGGTGACGGTCGGGGTCAGCGATGTGCAGACCATCTCCAACTCCCTGACCATGGTGGGCCCCGGAGTCGGCGCGGTGGTCGCGTATCTCGTGGTGGCCGGGGTGCTGACGGCGATCTCCGCGCCGCTGGCCGCCGTCATCCTGCTGGGCCTGCCGCTGATGGCGCTGCTTCTCGGACCGCTGCTGCGGCGGCTGCAGGGCACCGAAGGGGCGTACCGCGAGCGGCAGAGCGGGCTGACGGCCCGGATCGGTGACCTGGCAGGGGGCCTGCGGGTGCTCAACGGCCTGGGCGGCAAGGAGTTGTACTCGGACGGCTTCCGGCGGGCCTCGCGGGACCTGCGGGAACAGGGGTACCGGGTCGGGTCGGTGACCAGCTGGGTGCAGGCGCTGGGCACGGGTCTGCCGACGCTGTTCCTGGCCCTGGTGACCTGGCTGGCGGCGCGGCTGACGGCTCGGGGGGACATCACGGTGGGCCAACTGGTGTCGGTGTACGGCTATGTGGCGGTGCTGGTGGGACCGGTGGCGTTCTTCATCGAGGGTTCCTACCAGCTCAACCGCGGCCTGGTGGCGGCCCGCCGGGTCGTACGCTTCCTGGCCCTGGAGCCCGCCGCCGATACCGGCACCCGCCCGGCCCCCGACGGCCAGGCGCCCTTCCACGACCCGGCGTCCGGGGTCGAGGTGGCACCGGGGCGGCTCACCGCCCTGGTCAGCGCCCGGCCCGCCGACTCCGCCGAGGTCGTGGACCGGTTCGGACGCTTCGGCGGATCGGCGGCCGCGTGGGGCGGCGTACGCCTGGACGAGATCGAGCTGCGCCATGTGCGGGCCCGGGTGCTGGTCGCCGACAACGAGGCCGAGCTGTTCGCCGGGACGCTGCGGGACATGGTGAGCGGCCGCCGCGAGCACACCGATTCCGCGATCGCCCGGGCCCTGCACGCCGCCGTGGCGGAGGACATCGTCCAGGCGCTGCCGGACGGGCTGGACTCGCGCGTCGACGCCCAGGGCCGCAGCCTGTCCGGCGGCCAGCGGCAGCGCGTACGCCTGGCCCGGGCGCTGCTGGCCGACCCGGAGGTGCTGCTGGCGGTCGAGCCGACCTCGGCCCTGGACGCGCACACCGAGGCGGCGGTCGCGGCCCGGCTGCATACGTACCGACAGGGCCGCACCACCGTCGTGACCGGTACCTCGCCGCTGCTGCTGGAGCGGGCGGACGCCGTGTACTACCTGGTCGAGGGCAGGGCGGTCGCGGTCGGCACCCACCGCGAACTGCTGGACGCCGAGCCGGGATACCGG is part of the Streptomyces sp. NBC_01262 genome and harbors:
- a CDS encoding ABC transporter ATP-binding protein, which produces MKGLPKIDAYADPGEPGDRGPARFLWWLLVSQRHRALGGAMYGTVWMVLLTLPPYFMSRAIDDGLVPGRMPEVLGWTAVLLVVGSFNAWVSIMRHRTMTRLRMDARFRVVKVVMRHAVRLGAALPRQAQAGEVVTVGVSDVQTISNSLTMVGPGVGAVVAYLVVAGVLTAISAPLAAVILLGLPLMALLLGPLLRRLQGTEGAYRERQSGLTARIGDLAGGLRVLNGLGGKELYSDGFRRASRDLREQGYRVGSVTSWVQALGTGLPTLFLALVTWLAARLTARGDITVGQLVSVYGYVAVLVGPVAFFIEGSYQLNRGLVAARRVVRFLALEPAADTGTRPAPDGQAPFHDPASGVEVAPGRLTALVSARPADSAEVVDRFGRFGGSAAAWGGVRLDEIELRHVRARVLVADNEAELFAGTLRDMVSGRREHTDSAIARALHAAVAEDIVQALPDGLDSRVDAQGRSLSGGQRQRVRLARALLADPEVLLAVEPTSALDAHTEAAVAARLHTYRQGRTTVVTGTSPLLLERADAVYYLVEGRAVAVGTHRELLDAEPGYRALVARDSDVDAEETVA